TGCAGCGGACCACTATGATGATAAATACCCAAAGCAATAAGCAAAATAATAGGTGCAAGTACAGCAGCGCTTAAAAACAATGATACCCGCCCAACAGGCATAATACCTAAAATATTTAAACCTGCCGATGCCCAGATGATCACGAGGCAAACCGGTACCTGGAAATTGAGCAATTCGGGGAAAAAGAAGCCGGCGTATTGTACAAACAGTACGGGATAAATGGCCAGATCAACAAAGGTATAAAGCCAGGTCCACCAGCCTTCAATAAAACCCCAGTGCGTGCCTAAGGCATATTTAACCCATTTGTAATAGCCGCCGGTTATGGGCATCATGCTATTCAGTTCGAGCACGGTTAAAATGGCGGGAACATCCCACATCATTGGTGTAATAAGCAGGATGAGCAATGCTGCATGATCGCCGGCATAACTCAACAAAGGTTCGAGCCCGTAGGGGCCGCCGGATACGGTAAAGAAAATAACAGCAACAAGCTGTATAGGACGTATTTTTTTTAAAGAGGCGGCTGAGGGCATAAGCTATAAAAATATAATTTATGCTGTAATATTTTTGATTTTTTATCGCGAAGAAGTGAGGTATTCAAGATTACTCCGGGTTTGAAACTGTGCCAACCTTTACATGCCCGCAAGATATGTAGTGCTAACACGCCTACATTGGCCGGTCATTTGCCGCTTTGCTGTCGGGCCACCGCGCTCTTGCTCCGAATTCTCTTGTATTGAAGCCCTTTGCGTCTTTCCCTCCTTTGCGTTCTTAAATCCATCAACTCTAAAACTATCTACAAAACCTTTGCGCCCTTGCGCCTTTGCGTGCCAAAAATCTCCAACATGTATAATCCAAAACCATGAGAGAAACTTTGCTGTTGCGCGCAATATTCATTTCTTCGCTATGCTCAGCAAATCACTCCAAATCCCCGTTCCCAAAAGTATCTCCCTGGTTAACATCACCTGTTTCAAAACCTTTTTTAAACCAGTACATGCGTTGGGCGCTGGTGCCGTGGGTAAAACTATCGGGCTCTACATGGCCCTGGGCCTGTTTTTGCAACCTGTCGTCGCCAATGGCATTAGCGGCGTTAAGGGCTTCTTCAATATCGCCTTTATCCAGCACGTTTTTCATGCTTTGCTCATAGTGTGCCCAAACGCCCGCATAAAAATCGGCCTGTAGTTCAAGCTTTACCGAAAGTTTGTTGTACGCCTTGCGGCTAAGCCTTGAGCGGGCCTCGTCCATTTTTTGCGAGATGCCTAACAGGTTTTGAACATGGTGCCCAACCTCGTGCGCTATTACATAAGCCTGCGCAAAATCCCCCCCGGCACCGAAACGATTTTTAAGCTCATCATAAAACGACAAATCGATGTAAACCCTTGCATCGCCAGGGCAATAAAACGGACCTGTTGCCGAACTGGCATTGCCGCATGCCGATTGCACATAATCGGTAAACAAGGTTAAACGTGGTTTTTGATAGGTGCGGCCCATATCATTAAAAAGCTTTGTCCAGATATCTTCGGTATCGGCAAGTACCACACGTACAAAATGCTTGCCCTCATCTTCGGGACCATTATTGGCGCTTTGCTCCTGCCGGGGTTGATTGGTTGCTACCTGGTTAAGCACCTCCGAGGGATTGATCCCCGTAAAAAAATAAATTGCAGCCCCGATAAGGCCAAGTAAACCACCGCCTATCGCCAAACGGCCACCGCCGCCACCGCGTTCATCATCAACGTTATCGCTTTCGCGCCTGCCAAACCATTGCATAATTGTACCTCCGGAGTTGTTATATTTTTCATACAAGATAATGAAAAAAGCCCCTGTTTGTTTTAACAGAGGCATCAGTTTTTTAGCTCCCCCTTTAGGGTTGGGGGCTTATTTCACAATTTCAAATACGGCATGGATCTCGAAGCTTAACTTAATGGTTTTGAAATCAATATCCGAATCGCCAACGTTATTAGCTGTCGATTTAAAGGATATGGTATTAGCCATCGAATACATGCGGGGCTGCGGGAAGCTGGCATTATCATTTTCGGTAATATTGATAGCTCCGCCTAATTTTTCGCCAAGCGCAGTTAAAAGATAGGTTGCTTTATCGCGGGCAGCAAGCAGGGCTTTAATTTTAAGATCGCGTTTCAAATCGGCCATTTTCGAGTAATCATAGCCGTCAATATTGGTAGACTGAATGCCTTTAGGATCAAGTTTCGACATGATCTGGTTAAACTTGTTCAAATCGCGCACGCGCAGGCCGTATTCTTTACTGGCCAGAAAATCAGGTGCTTTTTTCTTTTGATAGGTGTTGTTCCAGGCCGATACATCGTTCACCGTAAAATCTGAAGATGGGATACCAGCTTCTTTAACAGCTTTTTCAAGCTGGGCTTCAAGATCATTGATGGCGATGTGCTTTTTGCCATCCATATACTCCTGCAGGGTGATGGATACATGGATAATATCCGGAGTAACCTCCTGTTCGGCAATGCCGGTAACTTCAATTTTACGCCTAAGGTCAACATTCTGGGCAAAAGCACCAACGGTAGTTGCTAATAGTGCGGCAAGGATAAATAGCTTTTTCATGTGTATGTTATTTGTATGTATGACTAAGTTAACGGGTGTTTAGTTTAATTTGTAACAGCAAGGCTACAATTATTTGTTAAGCAGCTGATATGCTTGTAAATAAAACAATGGGTGGTTTTGTTTGAGAAATTCCAATCAACCAAACTCTTTACTTATTTGGCAGTTATACTACAACATTAAAACTACGTGATCATGAGATCTATATGGAAAGGTTCGATAGGTTTTGGACTGGTAAGCATTCCTGTTAAATTGTATTCGGCGGTGCAAACCAGCTCGCTTGATTTTGATATGCTGGATAGCCGCGATCATGCCCGCATTCGTTATCAGCGCGTTAACGAAAACACGCACAAGGAAGTACCCTACGATAAAATAGTAAAAGGCTACAAGCTTAACGACGAGTATGTGATTATAGACGACGCCGATTTTGAAGATGCCGCTCCCGAAAAAAGCAAAGTAATTGAAATAGAAAGCTTTGTAGATATTGCCGATGTTAACCCCATGTTTTACGAAACATCGTACTATACCGAGCCCGACACCAAAAACAATAAAGCCTACGCCCTGCTGATCCAGGCATTGACCAAATCAAAAAAAGCCGGATTGGCCCGTTTTGTTTTACGCAGCACCGAAAGCCTTTGCATTGTGCATCCGCTTAAAAATGTATTGGTGGTAACCCGGATCCGCTTCGGCCAGGAAATTCGCGATACTGAAGATCTTAATTTGCCCGATAAGATTGATGTAAGCAAAAAAGAGCTGGACATGGGCTTAACGCTGATAAACCAGTATGCCGAAGATTTTGATGTAGCTAAATTTAAGGATGAGTATAACGATGAACTGCTCAGGATCATCGAGGCCAAGGCAAAAGGCAAACGGGCCAAAATTAAGAAATTGCAGCCTCGTAAAACAGGCGGCGACGATCTGTACGATCAATTAATGGCAAGTTTAAAAACAAAAAAGGGAGCCTGAAAGATTTTAAGTGCAGAGCCGGAGACACCATTGAGGCAGATTCCTTAAAAGCAGTCACGCTGTTTAGTTTTTAGAACTTGTGGTTTTAAGATATCCATAATCATTTAGCTGAGCCTTAGTAAATTATCCTAATAATTAAATTATTTTTTTAATATGGTATTTTTGGCGTTGTGTTTGTAGTTATATCCATGCAAAAACATTAACAACATCTATCATGGCAACTACAAAAGTAAAAACACCTGAGCAAACTACCGATGTACAGGAATCGGCATTGAACGAATTATTTATCGACGAATTAAAGGACATCTATTGGGCCGAAAAACATCTTTCAAAAGCACTTCCAAAAATGGCTAAAGCCGCTACGTCTGATGAACTACGGTCGGCTATCGAAAACCATTTGGCCGAAACCGAGCGCCAGATCATCCGCCTGGAAGATACTTTTGCTTCAATTGGCCAAAAAGCCGTTGCAGTTAAATGCGAGGCAATGGCAGGCCTGATTAAAGAGGGCGAAGAAATTGTAGCCGAAACCGAAAAAGGCAGTATCACCCGCGACGCAGGCATCATTTCGGCAGCACAAAAAATTGAGCATTACGAAATTGCATCGTACGGCACCTTAAAAACCCTTGCCGGGGTTTTAGGTTACGACCATGCCGCCGAACTGCTTGATTCAACCCTGCAGGAAGAAAAAACGTGCGACAGCCTGTTAACCCAAATTGCCGAAGCGGGGATCAACCAATCGTCAAAAACAGAAAAAGCGTAACTATTAATTAGTTTTTTAAGAGCGGTCGCCGGGAATATTTCCTTGCGGCCGTTTTTTGTTTGATATGAACTTGCGAGCCGGATTACAAATATGATAATATCGAACTAAACCCAACTTTCGATGTGCAGGTCTGGGCCATATCTGTAGCAAACTAATTTCAGGTTGATAATTTGTTGAGCTTCAAATACAGGTAATCGTTTTTAAAATCGAGGATCATATTGAAGTGTTTTAAAAGGCCGTTGCCCAAAAAGTTTATCTCAAAACCTACCGGGTTTTTATTGCTTAAAATAAGCGTGGGCACATTGTTAACCGGGAAGCCATTCACGCTGAATCGGGGTGC
The sequence above is a segment of the Mucilaginibacter celer genome. Coding sequences within it:
- the ypfJ gene encoding KPN_02809 family neutral zinc metallopeptidase, whose translation is MQWFGRRESDNVDDERGGGGGRLAIGGGLLGLIGAAIYFFTGINPSEVLNQVATNQPRQEQSANNGPEDEGKHFVRVVLADTEDIWTKLFNDMGRTYQKPRLTLFTDYVQSACGNASSATGPFYCPGDARVYIDLSFYDELKNRFGAGGDFAQAYVIAHEVGHHVQNLLGISQKMDEARSRLSRKAYNKLSVKLELQADFYAGVWAHYEQSMKNVLDKGDIEEALNAANAIGDDRLQKQAQGHVEPDSFTHGTSAQRMYWFKKGFETGDVNQGDTFGNGDLE
- a CDS encoding ferritin-like domain-containing protein translates to MATTKVKTPEQTTDVQESALNELFIDELKDIYWAEKHLSKALPKMAKAATSDELRSAIENHLAETERQIIRLEDTFASIGQKAVAVKCEAMAGLIKEGEEIVAETEKGSITRDAGIISAAQKIEHYEIASYGTLKTLAGVLGYDHAAELLDSTLQEEKTCDSLLTQIAEAGINQSSKTEKA
- a CDS encoding Ku protein — encoded protein: MRSIWKGSIGFGLVSIPVKLYSAVQTSSLDFDMLDSRDHARIRYQRVNENTHKEVPYDKIVKGYKLNDEYVIIDDADFEDAAPEKSKVIEIESFVDIADVNPMFYETSYYTEPDTKNNKAYALLIQALTKSKKAGLARFVLRSTESLCIVHPLKNVLVVTRIRFGQEIRDTEDLNLPDKIDVSKKELDMGLTLINQYAEDFDVAKFKDEYNDELLRIIEAKAKGKRAKIKKLQPRKTGGDDLYDQLMASLKTKKGA
- a CDS encoding SIMPL domain-containing protein codes for the protein MKKLFILAALLATTVGAFAQNVDLRRKIEVTGIAEQEVTPDIIHVSITLQEYMDGKKHIAINDLEAQLEKAVKEAGIPSSDFTVNDVSAWNNTYQKKKAPDFLASKEYGLRVRDLNKFNQIMSKLDPKGIQSTNIDGYDYSKMADLKRDLKIKALLAARDKATYLLTALGEKLGGAINITENDNASFPQPRMYSMANTISFKSTANNVGDSDIDFKTIKLSFEIHAVFEIVK